Proteins from a genomic interval of Bacillota bacterium:
- the priA gene encoding primosomal protein N' produces the protein MLDLARWMQDYYLCHVVEALRCMLPGGVRTHRVRPKFQQVVELAPALASASHAEVAASLASLEKIAPSQARALELLVPGNCVPKAELLRRGVSAASIKALERKGLVIVGSLEMRRAPVDRGAYGASRPLEATPDQEAALKIILAQISAPSAPRSREGEQHHRGDHRCGDREPRPVLLHGVTGSGKTEVYLQAIAHVRELGRSAIVLVPEISLTPQMVERFCGRFGDEVAVLHSRLSMGERFDEWRRIRRGEARIVIGARSAIFAPARELGLIIIDEEHEASYKQEEAPRYDAREVARVRARAESAVLVLGSATPSVEAYHRAMTGEYAYARLASRISGRPLPAVHVVDLREELKAGNRTIFSRRLREAIASRLLLREQVILFLNRRGHSTFVLCRECGHVLKCPHCDVSLTYHAEDAKMLCHYCDWEERVPDVCPRCGSIYIKYFGIGTERVEREVRSSFPGARVLRMDVDTTRRKGSHRRMLDAFRKGDYDILVGTQMIAKGLDFPGVTLVGVVTADTSLNLPDFRAGERTFQLMEQVAGRAGRGSVPGEVIIQTYSPDHYSIRFAASHDYEGFYHEEIKTREELAYPPFAHLIAITVSSPAEPVAAEVAQRLADALRGRLEGEAAPAVSATPPPGAGEEGVPGIFEVLGPAPCPLARIGGNYRWQVALKCSEISAANPIVKGAVVSVLKGRTAGGAGAAGGGSDSGPFAVSVNVDPSSML, from the coding sequence ATGCTCGACCTCGCCCGGTGGATGCAGGATTATTATCTCTGTCACGTCGTCGAGGCCCTCCGGTGCATGCTACCCGGCGGGGTCAGGACCCACCGGGTGCGGCCGAAGTTTCAGCAGGTTGTCGAGCTTGCCCCTGCGCTGGCCTCTGCATCCCATGCCGAGGTTGCGGCCTCGCTGGCGTCGCTTGAGAAAATAGCTCCGTCCCAGGCCCGCGCCCTGGAGCTCCTGGTGCCAGGGAATTGCGTGCCAAAAGCCGAGCTCCTGAGACGAGGAGTGAGCGCGGCCTCAATAAAGGCTCTCGAGCGAAAGGGCCTGGTCATCGTGGGGAGCCTCGAAATGCGGAGGGCCCCTGTCGACCGTGGGGCATACGGCGCTTCGAGGCCTCTTGAGGCGACGCCCGATCAGGAGGCCGCATTGAAGATCATACTCGCCCAGATTTCGGCACCATCGGCGCCGCGATCGCGCGAGGGCGAGCAGCATCATCGCGGCGATCATCGCTGCGGTGATCGCGAACCCAGGCCCGTGCTCCTGCATGGCGTCACGGGGAGCGGCAAGACCGAGGTATACCTCCAGGCTATAGCGCATGTGCGCGAGCTGGGGAGGTCTGCGATAGTCCTTGTCCCAGAGATATCCTTGACGCCCCAGATGGTCGAGAGGTTCTGCGGCAGGTTCGGAGATGAGGTCGCGGTTCTCCACAGCCGGCTATCCATGGGGGAGAGATTTGATGAATGGCGGAGGATACGGCGGGGCGAGGCGCGCATCGTTATAGGGGCTCGTTCGGCCATCTTCGCCCCGGCCCGGGAGCTGGGGTTGATCATCATAGACGAAGAGCACGAAGCCTCCTATAAACAAGAGGAGGCGCCGCGTTATGATGCACGCGAGGTGGCTCGTGTGCGCGCGAGGGCCGAATCCGCTGTGCTGGTCCTGGGCAGTGCTACTCCATCAGTGGAGGCGTACCATCGCGCCATGACGGGTGAATATGCCTACGCGCGGCTTGCAAGCAGGATCAGCGGGAGGCCCCTGCCGGCCGTGCATGTGGTTGATCTGCGCGAGGAGTTGAAGGCCGGAAACAGGACGATATTCAGCAGGAGGCTCCGGGAGGCTATCGCCAGCCGCCTCCTCCTGCGCGAGCAGGTGATCCTCTTCCTGAATAGAAGGGGTCACTCCACCTTTGTGCTCTGCAGGGAGTGCGGTCACGTCCTGAAGTGCCCTCACTGCGATGTATCGCTCACCTACCACGCTGAGGATGCGAAGATGCTGTGCCATTACTGCGACTGGGAGGAGAGGGTGCCCGATGTCTGTCCCAGGTGCGGCAGCATATATATTAAGTACTTCGGCATTGGCACGGAAAGGGTGGAGAGGGAGGTCAGGTCATCCTTTCCGGGGGCGAGGGTGTTGAGGATGGATGTGGATACAACAAGGCGCAAGGGGTCCCACCGGAGGATGCTGGACGCATTCAGGAAGGGAGACTACGATATCCTTGTGGGGACCCAGATGATCGCGAAGGGCCTGGATTTCCCCGGGGTCACGCTCGTGGGCGTTGTTACAGCGGATACATCCCTCAACTTACCCGATTTCAGGGCGGGCGAGCGAACCTTCCAGCTGATGGAGCAGGTGGCAGGGCGCGCAGGCCGGGGATCCGTGCCCGGCGAGGTCATCATACAAACGTATTCCCCTGATCACTATTCGATCCGGTTCGCCGCCTCCCACGATTATGAGGGGTTTTACCATGAAGAAATAAAGACCCGCGAGGAGCTGGCCTATCCACCCTTCGCGCACCTCATCGCCATCACGGTGAGCTCCCCCGCCGAACCTGTTGCCGCAGAGGTTGCGCAGAGGCTCGCGGACGCCCTGAGGGGGCGTTTGGAGGGCGAGGCGGCCCCGGCGGTCTCCGCAACACCGCCGCCCGGGGCTGGGGAGGAGGGCGTGCCCGGGATATTCGAGGTGCTCGGCCCGGCCCCGTGCCCCCTCGCCCGCATCGGGGGGAACTACAGGTGGCAAGTTGCCTTGAAGTGCTCGGAGATATCCGCGGCGAACCCCATTGTGAAGGGTGCCGTCGTCTCTGTGTTGAAGGGCAGGACGGCCGGCGGCGCAGGCGCCGCCGGTGGCGGCAGCGATAGCGGCCCGTTTGCGGTCAGCGTCAATGTTGATCCTTCGAGCATGCTTTAA
- a CDS encoding 16S rRNA (cytosine(967)-C(5))-methyltransferase RsmB, translated as MRSRAIQSRAARSRRIALGVLYEIDVNGAYAGIALDRALERSSSSPRDRALATELVYGVTRWFKTLDWVLDRFSTRPVASLSPWVRNILRMGLYQLMFLRSIPGPVAVNEACELACAVGHPGIVGFVNGILRNILRKMSAGVTARGDARGEGGAGGARFPAAAIFPGLEFPDVERNPVEAISIGFSHPEWLVARWIKQLGVERTMEICRLNNEPPPMSLRANLLKITRRELVELLLQEGVEAGPSRLVPEGVVLGAGGGPGRACKGEEGEMAYLEDAPEDAPDGPRVGLAALGGLTSLRSYRDGLFTIQDESSMLVGHALGPEPGQAVIDACSAPGGKTTHIAEIMGDAGQILAFDIHPHRLDLLRQNLERLDIKSVRLTELDARRLGEHYRGVADRVLVDAPCSGTGALRRRPDARWRKKPEDLPGFHALQVEILRSASNCLKQEGILVYSTCSMEPEEGEDVVREFLDSMEEGGRFAPLNVYDRLPVAFRQAFPDGGCDRRGWLRLFPDIHQVDGFFMAALKLKA; from the coding sequence ATGCGATCGAGGGCGATACAGTCACGAGCGGCGCGGTCGAGGCGGATTGCCCTCGGGGTCCTCTATGAAATCGACGTAAATGGGGCATACGCGGGCATCGCCCTTGATCGCGCTCTTGAGAGATCGTCCTCGTCCCCCCGGGACAGGGCTCTTGCCACGGAGCTTGTCTACGGGGTGACCAGATGGTTTAAGACCCTTGATTGGGTCCTGGATAGATTCTCGACGCGGCCTGTCGCAAGCCTGTCCCCATGGGTCCGGAATATCCTGCGGATGGGCCTCTACCAGCTGATGTTTCTCAGGTCGATCCCGGGGCCGGTCGCTGTGAATGAAGCCTGTGAACTGGCGTGCGCTGTGGGCCACCCGGGGATTGTAGGTTTTGTAAATGGTATCCTGCGAAACATCCTCCGCAAGATGAGCGCCGGCGTCACCGCCAGAGGCGACGCCAGAGGCGAAGGCGGCGCTGGCGGTGCCCGGTTTCCGGCTGCCGCCATATTCCCGGGTTTGGAATTCCCGGATGTGGAAAGGAACCCTGTTGAGGCTATTTCGATTGGGTTCTCTCACCCGGAATGGCTTGTGGCGCGCTGGATCAAGCAACTCGGGGTCGAGCGGACCATGGAGATATGCAGGTTGAATAATGAGCCGCCACCTATGAGTCTGCGGGCGAACCTCCTTAAAATCACCCGGCGGGAGCTGGTCGAGCTGCTCTTGCAGGAGGGCGTCGAGGCTGGGCCAAGCCGGTTGGTTCCCGAGGGGGTGGTCCTTGGAGCAGGTGGAGGGCCGGGTCGCGCCTGTAAGGGAGAAGAGGGTGAAATGGCCTATCTCGAGGACGCGCCGGAAGATGCACCGGATGGTCCGCGGGTGGGCCTGGCAGCGTTGGGCGGGCTTACCAGCCTGAGGTCATACAGGGATGGCCTGTTTACTATCCAGGATGAGAGCTCTATGCTTGTGGGGCATGCCCTGGGCCCTGAGCCCGGCCAGGCGGTCATCGATGCGTGCAGCGCCCCCGGCGGCAAGACCACGCACATAGCTGAAATAATGGGGGATGCCGGCCAGATCCTGGCTTTCGACATTCACCCTCACCGTCTCGACCTGCTCAGGCAGAATCTCGAGCGGCTCGATATCAAGTCCGTCCGGCTCACTGAGCTCGACGCACGCAGGCTCGGCGAGCACTACCGGGGCGTGGCTGACCGCGTCCTTGTGGATGCACCATGTTCAGGCACCGGGGCGCTCCGGCGCAGGCCTGACGCGAGGTGGCGAAAGAAACCAGAGGACCTCCCGGGGTTTCATGCTTTGCAGGTGGAGATTCTGCGCTCGGCATCAAATTGTCTTAAACAGGAGGGGATCCTTGTCTATTCCACCTGCAGTATGGAACCTGAGGAGGGTGAGGATGTGGTCAGGGAGTTCCTGGATTCGATGGAGGAAGGGGGCAGATTCGCCCCTTTAAACGTCTATGACCGCCTTCCCGTGGCCTTTCGCCAGGCCTTCCCTGATGGAGGGTGTGACAGGCGCGGCTGGCTCAGGTTGTTTCCAGATATCCACCAGGTTGATGGATTTTTTATGGCAGCGTTGAAGCTTAAAGCTTGA
- the def gene encoding peptide deformylase translates to MVLPIRKKGDPILRRVALPVEKITREMNALIDNMLETMYAADGVGLAAPQVGVGCRAIVVDVGQGPVTLFNPHIVEASGSVTEREGCLSIPGVFGMVPRAEKVVVTGLDRRGEERSIEASGLFSRALQHEIDHLDGILFIDKAREIVEEK, encoded by the coding sequence TTGGTGCTTCCAATACGAAAGAAGGGCGATCCAATTCTCAGGCGGGTCGCATTGCCAGTCGAGAAGATCACGCGCGAGATGAATGCCCTGATTGATAACATGCTCGAAACCATGTATGCCGCCGACGGAGTCGGGCTTGCCGCCCCTCAGGTTGGCGTCGGGTGCAGGGCCATCGTTGTGGACGTGGGCCAGGGGCCTGTGACGTTGTTTAATCCGCACATCGTAGAGGCAAGCGGGAGCGTGACTGAGCGTGAGGGGTGCCTGAGCATACCCGGGGTGTTTGGGATGGTGCCAAGAGCGGAAAAAGTAGTGGTAACAGGCCTGGACCGGCGCGGGGAGGAGAGAAGCATCGAGGCTTCGGGCCTATTTTCCAGGGCCTTGCAGCATGAGATAGATCACCTCGATGGCATTCTATTCATAGACAAGGCCCGTGAGATCGTGGAGGAGAAATAG
- a CDS encoding zinc metallopeptidase, with product MVFFWDPTYILIIPAMIFALYAQARVQGAFAKYSRVSSRRGMRGSEVAREILDQSGLREVRIEQIGQDLGDHYDPRAKVLRLSPQVYGGSSLAALGVAAHESGHAIQDSMNYLPLAIRHSLVPVANFGSNLAFPLFLIGFIFAGSGLAWLMTLGIWVFIGVVAFQVVTLPVEYNASSRALALLEGGGYLTREEIGHAREVLNAAALTYLAATAVAVTQLLRLIILRGSRRD from the coding sequence ATGGTGTTCTTCTGGGATCCGACGTATATCTTGATCATTCCGGCTATGATATTTGCGCTCTATGCGCAGGCGAGGGTCCAGGGCGCGTTCGCAAAGTACTCCAGGGTGAGCTCCCGGCGGGGGATGCGGGGCTCGGAGGTCGCGCGCGAGATCCTGGACCAGAGCGGCCTCAGGGAAGTGAGAATCGAACAAATCGGTCAGGACCTCGGTGATCACTACGATCCCCGGGCAAAGGTCCTGCGCCTGTCACCCCAGGTCTACGGCGGCAGTTCCCTGGCCGCCCTCGGGGTAGCTGCACATGAGTCTGGGCACGCGATCCAGGATTCTATGAACTATCTGCCTCTCGCGATACGCCACAGCCTCGTGCCCGTGGCAAACTTCGGCTCGAACCTGGCGTTTCCCCTGTTCCTCATAGGTTTCATATTTGCCGGCTCGGGGCTTGCCTGGCTCATGACGCTCGGTATATGGGTTTTCATCGGGGTCGTGGCCTTCCAGGTCGTAACCCTACCCGTTGAGTACAACGCGAGCAGCAGGGCTCTCGCCCTCCTTGAAGGCGGGGGCTACCTTACGCGGGAGGAGATCGGTCATGCTCGCGAGGTCCTCAACGCCGCAGCCCTGACATACCTGGCGGCAACGGCTGTCGCCGTTACCCAGCTCTTGAGGCTTATCATCCTGCGCGGCAGCCGGAGGGATTGA
- a CDS encoding PDZ domain-containing protein: MKAVRRPSLTIAFLLILIICAISSPYLRAFIGLPRHIRMLEGQSREFPVRLPLGLYIRSDEEGDIFMVNDSRIEKSGFSLKRGAVAKFSPLNLGTADVQVRLLGVVPIGKVKVDVLPRVSVVPGGQAIGVLLTARGVIVVGHYPLVGIDGRRYYPAQEAGIEVGDVIVSINGAPVEGATQVERLIDIAGREHKEIDLGLERNGQDLHTKIKPVPTGVGAGDVRSGLHGGGPYNDLHGDRDNGPGDSGGTGTIDPVKYRIGVYIKDNAAGVGTLSFFDPEKGVYGALGHVITDANTNQEINVRDGRIVAAQIIGIQQGQRGQPGEKIGVFGGGEDVLGTIERNTKFGIFGKMTLPPREGLTMEPIPIALAEEVTEGEAEMLTVIKDDKVEGFKVEIERVLHQTNPGTKGLIIRVTDPRLIAMTGGIVQGMSGSPIIKDGRLCAIVTHVFLADPRRGYATLAEWMAREAGLYPGTSSEKGVSMLPQRRRLPDAA; encoded by the coding sequence GTGAAAGCAGTACGCCGTCCCAGCCTTACAATAGCATTCCTGCTTATCTTGATTATATGTGCGATATCATCGCCTTACCTGAGGGCTTTCATTGGCCTGCCACGCCACATTCGAATGCTTGAGGGGCAGTCCAGGGAGTTCCCGGTGCGGTTGCCGCTGGGGTTGTATATAAGGTCCGACGAAGAGGGCGATATATTCATGGTAAACGATAGCAGGATAGAAAAGAGCGGCTTCAGCCTGAAAAGAGGGGCTGTAGCCAAATTCAGCCCCCTGAACCTCGGGACGGCTGATGTTCAGGTCAGGCTTCTCGGTGTGGTCCCGATCGGCAAGGTCAAGGTCGATGTCCTGCCCAGGGTGAGCGTCGTCCCGGGCGGGCAGGCCATAGGCGTCCTGCTCACAGCGCGGGGTGTGATAGTGGTCGGCCATTACCCGCTTGTGGGCATTGACGGCCGGCGATATTACCCCGCACAGGAGGCCGGGATCGAGGTGGGGGACGTCATAGTAAGCATCAACGGAGCGCCCGTTGAAGGCGCAACGCAGGTCGAGAGGCTCATCGATATAGCAGGCAGGGAACACAAGGAAATCGACCTGGGGCTGGAGAGAAATGGCCAGGATCTACATACGAAGATAAAGCCGGTGCCCACGGGTGTTGGTGCGGGCGATGTTCGTAGCGGGCTGCATGGCGGCGGGCCATATAACGATCTACATGGCGATCGGGATAACGGTCCGGGCGATTCCGGAGGCACTGGCACCATAGACCCTGTAAAATATCGTATCGGAGTATATATAAAAGATAATGCCGCAGGCGTTGGCACGCTCTCCTTTTTTGACCCGGAAAAGGGCGTCTACGGCGCGCTGGGCCACGTGATCACGGATGCCAATACAAATCAGGAGATCAACGTGAGGGATGGCAGGATAGTTGCTGCCCAGATCATAGGCATACAGCAGGGGCAACGGGGCCAACCTGGCGAGAAGATAGGGGTTTTCGGAGGGGGGGAGGACGTCCTGGGAACTATCGAGCGTAACACCAAATTCGGCATTTTTGGCAAGATGACCCTCCCACCCAGAGAGGGCCTCACTATGGAGCCGATCCCCATCGCCCTCGCGGAGGAGGTTACAGAAGGTGAGGCCGAGATGTTGACCGTCATTAAGGATGACAAGGTTGAGGGATTCAAGGTCGAGATCGAACGGGTGCTTCACCAGACCAATCCGGGCACTAAGGGGCTGATCATCAGGGTTACGGATCCCAGGCTGATCGCGATGACTGGTGGCATAGTCCAGGGGATGTCCGGGAGCCCGATAATAAAGGACGGGCGGCTCTGTGCGATTGTCACCCACGTCTTCCTGGCAGACCCGCGCCGCGGGTATGCCACCCTGGCCGAGTGGATGGCCCGTGAGGCCGGTCTGTATCCGGGCACCTCGTCTGAAAAGGGTGTCAGCATGCTGCCGCAGCGCCGCAGGCTCCCTGATGCGGCTTGA
- a CDS encoding adenosylhomocysteinase, with the protein MRVSRVVDCADYNVRDLSLAAGGRLKIQWAAAHMPLLNRIRDEFAAGRPFAGQRVAICLHLEAKTAYLAKVLKECGAEVAITGSNPLSTQDDVAAALVEDGLHVYSYRGCNMEDYRRLIGQTLSIGPTLVIDDGGDLVNMLHSDRRDLAEGVIGGCEETTTGILRLRAMDRDGALLFPMIAVNDAYCKHLFDNRYGTGQSVWDGIIRTTNLVVAGKVVVIAGYGWCGKGVAMRAKGLGARVVICEVNPIRALEARMDGYDVMRLSDAAREGDIFITVTGCRDVIRREHFLAMKDGAILANAGHFDVEVSIADLAALSVSRRQVRANIEEFVLAAGQADQGQADQKDQKRLYLLGEGRLVNLACADGHPAEIMDMSFALQFLSLNYLAREGDRLGNHLYKVPEDIDLEVAELKLASEGISIDSLSPEQRRYIESWQG; encoded by the coding sequence ATGCGGGTGAGTAGAGTGGTTGATTGTGCTGATTACAACGTCAGGGATTTGAGCCTTGCCGCGGGTGGCCGCCTGAAGATCCAGTGGGCGGCGGCGCATATGCCCCTGCTCAACAGGATCCGTGACGAATTCGCGGCCGGGCGGCCCTTTGCAGGGCAGAGGGTGGCGATATGCCTCCATCTGGAGGCCAAGACGGCATATCTCGCAAAGGTGCTGAAGGAATGCGGGGCCGAGGTCGCCATCACCGGGAGCAACCCCCTGTCCACGCAGGATGATGTGGCGGCCGCCCTTGTCGAGGATGGCCTTCATGTTTACTCCTACCGGGGGTGTAATATGGAGGATTACAGGAGGCTCATCGGCCAGACGCTTTCTATCGGGCCCACCCTGGTGATCGACGATGGGGGCGACCTGGTCAATATGCTCCACTCGGACCGGAGAGACCTGGCGGAGGGCGTGATCGGGGGGTGCGAGGAGACAACCACCGGCATCCTCAGGCTGCGGGCCATGGACAGGGACGGGGCTCTTCTCTTCCCGATGATCGCAGTCAATGACGCCTACTGCAAGCACCTGTTTGACAACCGCTACGGCACAGGACAGTCCGTATGGGATGGCATCATCCGCACCACCAACCTGGTTGTGGCCGGCAAGGTTGTCGTTATCGCCGGCTACGGGTGGTGCGGCAAGGGTGTGGCGATGCGGGCAAAGGGGCTCGGGGCCCGGGTTGTCATATGCGAGGTGAACCCCATCAGGGCCCTCGAGGCGAGGATGGATGGCTACGATGTCATGCGGCTTTCGGATGCGGCTCGCGAGGGCGATATCTTCATCACCGTCACGGGCTGCAGGGATGTGATACGCAGGGAGCACTTCCTGGCCATGAAGGATGGCGCCATCCTGGCCAACGCCGGCCACTTCGATGTCGAAGTCTCGATCGCGGATCTCGCGGCTTTATCCGTATCCCGCCGCCAGGTGCGCGCTAATATCGAGGAATTTGTCCTCGCGGCTGGTCAAGCTGATCAAGGTCAAGCTGATCAAAAGGATCAAAAAAGGCTCTACCTCCTTGGCGAGGGCCGGCTCGTGAACCTGGCGTGCGCCGATGGGCACCCTGCCGAGATCATGGACATGTCCTTCGCCCTCCAGTTCCTCTCCCTGAATTACCTGGCACGAGAGGGGGATCGCCTCGGGAATCACCTCTACAAGGTGCCAGAGGATATAGACCTCGAGGTTGCAGAGTTAAAGCTGGCCTCCGAGGGTATTTCCATAGATAGCCTCTCTCCGGAGCAGAGGCGGTATATCGAGAGCTGGCAGGGTTGA
- a CDS encoding methionyl-tRNA formyltransferase, giving the protein MRLVFMGTPEFAVPSLKAILASGHDVIGVVTQPDRPRGRGQKETPSPVKEVALENRLEIYQPEKVSDPEFIAMLRRLRPDCIVVVAFGQKIPAEILNLPPYGCINVHGSLLPRYRGASPMHRAIMSGEKITGVTTMYLAERWDAGDIILQEAIEISYDMTVGELHDEIARRGANLLVETLRRIEAGDAPRIPQNEVEATYAPKLRPEEAWIEWSRPSEDIRNQIRGMNPRPGACTRHRGRMLKILAAQVVPATWSEVARAGGDQPATVTGVDRKSGFTVKTGDGALLVTRVQPEGGRAMSAPEYMLGHEVEVGDLLGE; this is encoded by the coding sequence ATGCGGTTAGTATTCATGGGAACACCGGAATTTGCGGTCCCGTCTCTCAAGGCGATCCTCGCCAGCGGCCATGATGTCATCGGGGTCGTCACCCAGCCTGACAGGCCGCGTGGAAGGGGTCAAAAGGAGACGCCTTCGCCCGTCAAGGAGGTGGCTCTCGAAAATAGGTTGGAGATCTACCAGCCGGAGAAGGTGAGCGACCCTGAATTCATCGCAATGCTCCGCAGACTCAGGCCTGATTGTATAGTGGTTGTCGCTTTCGGCCAGAAGATCCCGGCTGAGATACTCAACCTGCCTCCTTACGGGTGTATAAATGTTCATGGCTCGCTCCTGCCCAGGTATCGCGGCGCGAGCCCGATGCACAGGGCGATAATGAGCGGGGAGAAGATCACGGGGGTAACAACGATGTACCTGGCGGAGCGCTGGGATGCGGGTGATATCATTCTCCAGGAGGCTATTGAAATCTCATATGATATGACCGTTGGTGAGCTTCATGATGAAATCGCCCGGCGCGGAGCGAACCTCCTGGTGGAGACGCTGAGGCGGATCGAGGCCGGGGACGCTCCGCGGATACCTCAAAACGAGGTCGAGGCCACATATGCGCCGAAGCTCAGGCCCGAGGAGGCCTGGATCGAGTGGTCGAGGCCGTCCGAGGATATCCGAAATCAGATTCGCGGCATGAATCCACGGCCGGGCGCCTGCACCCGGCACAGGGGCAGGATGCTGAAGATCCTTGCGGCTCAGGTTGTCCCGGCGACCTGGAGCGAGGTCGCTCGCGCGGGCGGGGATCAACCCGCCACCGTGACCGGCGTCGACAGGAAGTCCGGCTTCACCGTAAAAACGGGCGATGGAGCCCTGCTGGTGACCAGGGTCCAACCGGAGGGCGGGAGGGCGATGAGCGCACCCGAGTACATGCTGGGCCATGAGGTCGAGGTGGGGGACCTGCTCGGGGAATAA